The genomic region CGGCACCCAGTGGTGGGGACCATTCTCGAGCCAGCTGCCTACGGGctcgatctcctcgcgcgtctcgccctcaaagtcgaactcctcctcaacggtcacctccatctcgacgtcgatcTCGGTGGTCCTGACGATGACGGTGTCACCTTCTGTGTCGATGTCGCCTAACGACACCTCTGGCCGTTGAGGGGAGTGGCGTGGAGGCAAGTTGACGAGTACTGGCTCATCCACTACTTcgacgcgcgacgcggGTTGTGGATATGGGGGTCGCGGCGAGACGAGCGGCGCACTTGCGAGGAGTGAGGGCTCCTGGTTGGTGACCTCGGCTGAAGAAGAGGCACGGTTAGCGTCGGGCTCGACAGGcggcacctcgtcctcctcactctcttCTGCATCCCCGGCCTCGACTggccggcgaggcgggGAGCTGGCGAAGTCCACAGGTGGGACGCCATGAGCAGGCGGGGAGACCAAAgtctcctcgagctccgGTACCTCCGCGGCCGATGGAGACGGAGAACGATAAGTCTCAACAAGttgctcgtcctcgggtTCGGGATCCTGGGCCTCTTCTGGCGAGGAAGCGGCGgctccaagctcctctGACTTGTAGACTTCCCGcgcgtcaagctcggcatccagttcctcctcaaactcggccATGCCGTCGTCTTCAAGATAGGCCGTGCGGTCGCCGTTCTGGGCTATCCGAgccgcaagctcgtcggcgacagcCTGGCGTGTGCCCTCTGATGCGAGGATGGTCTGGTCCTCCTCAAGTTGGCTGGGTTGCGGAGTGGAGTGTGTCGTGTGATCGGGGACGGACCTGCTGCGCGGTGCTGGGCTCGGCGAGAGGCGCGACAGTGAATGGTACGGGCCAGCTGGGCCCGgcgtgagctcgcgctccgaACCGCTGTCGGAGGGCATGTCGGCCAGAAACTCGAATTCGTCGCCGAagtcgacgccctcggcctcgtcctcctcgtctggTGGGGGTACAGGTGGGCTGCTGGGCCTCCCGCGGCCGACAAGGTCGGTAAGCGTACGCGGTACGAAGGGAGAGTCGAAGTTGGCCagggcgtcctcgtcctccggcacctccgcctcgacgggAACCTCGGGGGCGTCGGTCGAGGTCTCGCGCACGACCGAATTGCGTAGCCGGCTCGAGCCTGCAGTGCATGTCTGCCGCTCAATCCGGCGCTGAATCTGGTTCGCGAATGTGTCGTCTGCGGCCGCACTCTCCCGTGGTTTTGGCAGACCCTCGAAAATGCGGCGCTTCTTGATCGTGCTCCGGCGGCGTTCGAGCTCCTTCCTCCGTCGCTTGGCCCCAGGCTCTTCCAAGAGGAGCGGGTCGTCTCCAGGCTCGATGTCCATCGGCGCCTCGACACGGCCGTAGTGCACATCCTTGGGGATACTGGCGCGCTGCTTCGGCGTAAGGCCTGCGAGCCATGTCTGCGTTCTTTGCTGCATCGCGGGGTTGAGATCCACAACAGCGGTGGAGCGGCGACGGGAGAGGGGGACAGGGGTGGAGGCGCGGAGGCGAGCTTCCGCGGCGATAACAGCTTGCGGCGCAGTGGCAGGTACTTTCCCCCTGCGGGAAACCGCAGGCGTAGCTGATGTGCCAGGTGCAGGGCGCTGTCGTTGTGATGGCGGGGGCGCAGGTTGGTTGTCGCTGGACCGTTTCCGTGATGCGCGTGGAGTGGGCTCACCGTCCTCAACGTCTTCGCTCTCGTGGTACGACTGCTGagcagcggcgcggcgcgaaCGCTTCGTCGCCAGGGACTCCATTCGTCCCTGCGATGCGCTCGGAGTGGGATGCAGCGTCGTGCGCAGTCCGGGCGGTTGCACTTGTGATTGCGTTTGCGCGACCAGTTGTGGCTGGGGGAGCTACCATCAGCGCCATCTCTTACCAGCTCACATGAAGGCTGCTCTCTGGTTTGAGCAATCCGCCGCGCCCAGACACGCTTAGGCCGGACCGGGCCAGCCCGCGAGGACCGACAAAGTGTGGCGCTGACTTAGATGGTGGCTCGATGTCGTCGCTGCTGAATACGCTTGACGGTCCGGCCAGATCTGATGGTGGCGCGATGTCCCCAAGGCGCGTCTCGTCTTCGGGAACCGCGAAGTTTGTCGTCACGTCCGCGACGCGTGACGACTTGCGCCGTCCGGCCCCGGATGCAGCATCGATCGCGGTGAATCTGCGTGGGAGGTCGTTGGGTGGGTTGGCCACGGGCGCGTTTTCCTTGTtcgcgcggccgcggtgTAGCTGCTTCGCTTTGGAGTGCGAGGTTGAGCCGGACTGTCGTGGACCTAGTCGATGTGGTGAATCGACCAGTGACGGCTGATTGACATCTCGCACCATGAGGGCGCGCTGCGGGTTGGCGGGAAGGTATCGCTAAATCGATGACAAGGCTATGGATAGGGGGTATAATGAGCGAGCAATTAGCTCAAGCTGGCAAGACGGGAGTAGATGATGGTGTCGGAGTGGTGTGGTGGTCGATGTGTCGAAATGTAGATGTTGGATGTTGTATTGCGGACAGTATACGAGATGTGCTTCGCTACTTGCTCCTCCACCTACAACAACAAACAGATGTCCACAACCTATCTAGGGGGGCTGCATAAAATCACCTCGTGGAGCGCCTATATCACGTGATTTCAATCTTGGTTGATGATTAGCGGCAACTGTTTTGGAACAGAATGATGATTGGCTAGATTTGATTTTGATGTCGTTTGAGGTGCCTGGGTGGCAGAATACCCTGAACAGACTCTGAGTTTGTTCCAAGCTAGCTGAGCTGGGCGGGTAACTAAAAAGGGACAGGTCAGTTTACGTGCCCCGGCTACAGCCAAAAGAGGAGACaaaccccccccccctccccctgcCTCTGGAAGCCCACACCATACGGAGCCACGGCGGCCACTCTTTTGGCGCGCTTTGATGAGTGACGCATTCTTGAcaacccctccctccccctccctccttccttcccctcttcactctctctctcttccttGCTCTACTTAATATATCAACCATCCATATCGACCTAGCACCTCCTTTCAGTTACTCGACACATCTTGCGCATTCACAGCTACCCCTCACGGTCCGCCGCCACATCCATTGACATATCCGATCACCAAGCCCCGAGTTCACCTCCACTTAATACCCCAGGAGACAATCCCATTCCATCCAACCCTCCAGCAGTCCAACCTCCTGACCAACCCATCCATGGCCGAGCAGGACAAGGCTGCTCGCCAGCGCGAACCAGCTCGAGGTGTGTTTGCTTCCTTCTCTCTCAAGGCCGCTTCTAACCTTCCTCAGACCCCGCCCCGCCACGCTTTCCTCTCTCTGGGCCACCAGGTTCTCGGCCCGACCCACTAcccgcttcctcctccacaccGACTTCCCAGCCTCATCCCTCTGCACCgcatcaccatcaccaccatcatcaccatcaccaccaccgcacCATGTCGTCGCACTCGGCTGGCGGAGGTGACCGTACAGGGGTCGATCGCCCCACGGGACCCGCCGGTTCTTCCTCAGCCCATGAGGCAAGCCGCGTGCCTGGGTCGGGGTTATCTTCGGCGTACCCGGTCCTCAACCCGAATACCACCAACCCATCCCAGAGTGCAGCTCGTCCCCCGTCCATGCTTGGGGgcgcttcctcggcctATGGTGGAGGCTTTAGCTCGTACGTCAACGACAAGCAGTCTGAGAGGGACCGCCTTCGCCAGGTGGACAGGGAACGCGAACAACAGCAGCGTGAGCGACGCGATAGTGCGCCCCAGCCGCCAGCAGCAAAACCTACTGGGCCCGACACCTCCCCCGGGCGTCCCACCGGTacacaacaacaacagtACGGCTCGCGTACCCTCCTCTCGACGTCTCCCACTCTCTCAAATCGGCCCAACcctggcgcgccgcctgcgtCATCCGCAGCTCCCAAGCCTCCCAGCACGAtgccaccttcctccgcatCTCTCGCCTCTCGGCCCGGTGTGAGGCTGCCAGGGTTCTCCACGCTCGGCGGCTCCCGACCTCTGGGAGCGCCATACGACGGTCCAAGtggtcgcgcgcgctccgGCAGCACCTCGAGCGTTGGCACTCCAATCGGAGAGAAGCCGCCGCACAGTGGCCACCAGCGCAACCTCTCAGCCAACAGCAACCCGCGAGACATGGGCGGGCTGCCGTCCCTTGGTCAGACGAGTCCAATCAAGCCCGCCGCCCCGGGGTCCTCGTCTTCAGCGGCGCGTGGTCTCTATGGTGgaccgcctcctcttccgGGTGGCGCACGCGACCCTCCCCAGCGCTCTCCAGTCCAGTCCAccgcgtccatctcgacctcgccacAACAGCAAACACGTGAACCGCCGGCTCCTGCTGGTGGTGCGAAGCCGACAGGTTCGACTGCGACATCCGCTTCCCAGCGCCCGCCGTATTCGACCTCCTTCAGCTCGACCTATGCGTCTGCATACACCCAGCCCTACAGCTCGTATGGCCTGGGTAGCGGATTCCTGGGCAGTGGGTCGGGATACCAGTTCTCCTACACGAATCAGGAGCGCGAACGACGCGAACGCGAACAACGTGAGCGTGAAAAggaacgcgagcgcgagaaggagagggagcgCGATCGTGAGCGTGAAAGGGAACGCGAGCTGGCCGACAGGCAGCGccgtgagcgcgagcttgagcgtgGACGTGCTGCTCAGCGCGACCGTGAGCGTAAACTCGAgattgagcgcgaggagcagcagctccgtgccgagcgcgagaaggagcgtCGCTCCGGTTTTGGTGTGCAGACCAAACCCTTCCAGCCACCCCGCTCCGAGTCGCTCCCCTACAGCGACTTTTAcggccgccctcgcccgccgccggctGGTGCCTCTACGCAACAGTCTTCCTTCAACGAGCCCAAGTTCACGCGGCACATCGAAGTGATCAACCGCCCCGGCGAGCACCAGACCGACCGGCCCGCTGCAACAGCatccgcgcccgcgcctcCCCCGACAGCTCCTGGCCCATCTGCGCAACCTGCTACCGCACGTGTTGAGCGGCCGTACACCTACAAGCCACAGGAGCAGCGCGAGTACCAGTACCAGTCCCGGGACATCAAGCGTCCGCGCACGGAACAGGAAATCGAGGAGCAGCAAGCGGCTGCTACCCAGATGCAGGCTCAGGCAACGGCACCTGCGCCTgcagccgccgctgccCCCGCTCCCGCGGCCCGCCGCAccgctggaggaggcggtcgcGCGAAGAAACGcaaagaggaggagaagaagccgCCGGTGCGCGACTGGTCGCTGCTCACGACTGCCGTCAAGAAGTGGCCCGAGGTCTCAAGTGCGCCTGTTGAGAACTGGCTCAAGAATAAGGGCTCTGACGTCACCCAGCGGATAGTCGGCTACGACGTCTACCGTGGTTGCAACTGGTCACTGGCGCAGACTGCTTTGTCAATGGAGGACTGCCTCGGTGGCGTGGCGGTCGTGCGCATCAGCGgcgccttcctcggctCACAGTGGAAGGTGCGCGGTGAGCCTGGTTGggacgaggcgagcgcGGACGCCGTGCccctccttggcgagcgTAAGATCTGGGGCACAGACGTGTACAcggacgactcggaccTGGGGCTCGTGCTCATCCACGCAGGGTGGCTCCGATGGGGCGGAGCGAGCACACACGACAGCGACGCCATCAATGTGACCGTCCGTATCGTGCCAACACTCGTGCACTACCCCGCTACAGCGCGTAACGGCGTGACGACGCGTGGATGGGGCAACTCGCACGATGGTGCTAGcattgtcgtcgagcgcgtcgagcgcgtccgtGTCGACAAACCGACCATGGCACGCCTTCCGCAGTTCAAGCGCCGCAAGATGGCCATGGCCGAGCGTGCACTTGAGGCTGCGGCAATCAACGTCTATGCGCCAGCTCCGCTCGACCTAGAGACCGCCGCTGGCGTACTCAGCGAGGACCGGACCGAGACGCCCAAGCCGCGTTTGTACAACGCCGACTGGAACCGGGATATGCAGGTAGTGCAGCTGGACATCCCATTCTGCGCGCTGGACTATAGCCcggccgcgctggccgGGTATCTCGACCCTCCAGGCGAAGGCGATGCCACGCCGAACCTTTGGACACATGACCTCTTCTTTGGAAACTCCGTGGAGCGGTGAGTGATCTGTGAGACTTTGCTGACCGCAGCTACTTTGTGGAACTTGTCACAAACGAGCGCGGCTCGCCACGCTTGGATATTACGTGGCTGGAAACTCCGCCGGGCTGGGTCACGCGCAGGGACCTCGCTGTCGACGTTGACCCGCGCAAAGTTCACTGGACCGAGGACGGGATGGCGCTAAGCttggagggcgacgaggagaacgtGTCCGGCCTCCTGTGCCCTGCCAAATACCACGGCTGGATCATGCGTCCAAAGCCGGTCCAGCCTGCGTATCTTGAGGACATTGAGAAAGTCTATCCGGCTAAGTCCCCAGCCAAGTCGCCCCTCAAGGACGCAATGGAGGTCGATTCCAAGGTAGCCGTGACAGCATAAGCCACGCCGATCGATATCCCTGTCTGCAGCCACATGTATCTGTAAACGATTCATTACGGTTCCCGCTGCATACATGTCTGAATAGGCGCAAGCTATCGGCAACTTTATAAACGCTGCTGAGGTATCGGGTTATCGTGTCTGCAGATCATCCTATTTCGTTTAGGcgcccgacgacgcggcccACAGCGCACCAACAAAcgtgaggatgaggcgTGGGCGCACCTCGACAATGTCCTCTGGCACGAGGAAGATGAGTGCGCCGAGCTTACGTGCAATCGAgatggcgagcttggcgttgaGACGCTTGTCCTCTTCggcgctgctgctcgaCACGAGCGAGTAGTCGACAATGCCAGGCTTGAcgccgttgaggaggtcaaggaagAAGACGGCGTTGCTGAGGCTCGGGTCCTTGAAGCTGCGCATCGTGCTGCTCTTGCCGCCCTTCTTGACAGTGTCGTTGGCCCAGCGCACCATGTCCTGGTCGGTGACAGCACGACCGCCGCGGCTGAGTTGTGCGAGCGTCTGCGTGATACTGATGCGCATCAGCTGCCAcacgagaccgaggacgagagtGCGCGTCCCGTCAACAATGTCCGAGCCCTggatgccgacgaggtgcaTGCCGTTCTGTTTGCCCAGGTCGACAGCGTAGTTCGTGTTCTCGACTGCCTTGAAGCGCGACAGCTCCTGGCCCTCCTTGGGCTTGCTGACGCGCCGCCAGATGACCGACCCGGGAATCACCTTGTCGAACGCCTGGAGAAGGACTGTACCGTCCTACAAGTTAGCACTGTCCGACCAGCCATGTATCCTGCAGcccgctcgagcgcctgtTTGCGCTGTCAATGACTCCCAAACTCACCTTGAGGTTCTCGAACAGGTTGTAAACTCCcggctcgacgtcgagcgagTTGAGCCAGAGCGTGAACACACgagcctcgcgctcgccctcggcgtcaaaGTCCTCAATCTCGGGTGGCgcctcgttctcgtcgagcggGTCGAGACCAGGCCAAGTGTTGAACAGGTTGGCCACAAAGGCAAGGTTGAGCTTGGGGTTCCCGCTCACCATACCGTTTGGCGTGAGGAAGCGGCGGCAGCCGATGCGGTCCGCGCCCTGCAGCACCTCCTCTGCGCGCTGGTGCAGGTCGCGAGTCTGGATGGGTGCGGTGGTGCACTCGTCGGGGCGCAGCTGGTTGAGCAGGATTGTATAGTTCTCGCCGTCCGACACGTCTCTGCTGAAGTTCTCGACGCTGTCATTAGTATTTGAGCGGCGTAGAGTCTAGCGGAGGACGCACCGGCGGTTCCAGTTGGCAGCCTTGAGGTGGTAGTTGAACcagcggaggaggatctGGTCGGGCGGAAGGCGGAGGAACTCCTCCAtcgtctcgccgtcctcaaggaggcggtACATCTCGGGGTGGAGCTTGATGTCgatcttggcgaggagaccGCGGCGGATAATCTGCCAGATCAgaccgaggatgaggtgctcgcggccctcctcgatgtCGCTGGGACCAATGTTGACAACCGAGCAGCCGATACCcttggacgacgagatgacgATGTTGTTGTTCTCAGTCATCTGGAACGCGTTCAGCtgcttgcccttcttgggcttgttGAGAACACGCTCGTCGATCGTGTCGGGCACCGAGTCGTTGATCAGCTTGCAGAGGATCAGGCCGTCTGGGCGTTAGCGCCAAGTCAGGCGATGCCTGTGTGGGAGGGGCcgggggggaaggggcgacggcggcatGACGTCGGGCTGCGCCCTCGAGTCCGGTACTCACcctgcacctcgtcgaACAGCTGCATCGTGTGGGTCGCGATCGGGAGGCGGTGCCCGACGTCTGGATCGCCGGCCAGCACGCCGTTGATGTGGTCGGTAAACGACGTGCGCTCATCCTCGTTGATCGTGTGCTTGGTACCTGTGCCAGCCGTGCCCGTGACGGCAATGCGGCCCTTGTTGGACGAGAtgctggtgtgagcgcAGCAGTGCAGTAAGCAGGCGCGCAGGTGGACAGCTATGTTCAACACTGTAGGTGGcgatgacctcggcgaccgaACAAGCACACTCACACAGGCTGGTTCTTACTTGCCCGCAGTAGCGAGTGAAGCTGTACCCAgtcctcgacggcaacCTTGCCTGACGAGTctacgtcgacgcgcttgagcgTTTCACGGGCCTGGGGTAAGTTCACACTCTTCCCTCTCAGAATATGATGGGGGAACGGAGGTTGGGCtgggggaagagggatgGGAAtaggggagggggaggggggggggggggggggggagaggagaagggaggaCGAACCGAGTCGTagtcggcgtcgccgctgTGCTGCAGTGCCGAAATAACCGCTGCCTTCTCAACGCCGCCTGTCCCATCAATGTCGATCTGGTGGAAGCGGTTGATGAGGTCGAAAATCTCCTCCTGCTTGAACTCGGGGTACTTCTTGCTCAGCTTGATGGCCTGCATGATGATCGgagtggggttggggagtggggatggaggatggGAGAAGAACAACGAGATGGATGTTAACAACGAGAACAGGAACAGGGCGATACTGCGGTGAACGGTGTATGCGTCATGGCGCGGAAGCCGCATCATGACGGAAGCATTTTCGCTCACTTGCCGTTGCGTAAGCCATTAATGGATTCCTGTATGCTGTCATCCAGCCTAAAGGAACGACTACAGTATAGTATTGTTCACGTTAGGGTATGGATGATATTACATTTTGTTTGTATTGTCAACAGAACCATTGTGGCCATGTGGCCACAGAAACAAAGTGACAACCTTCTACAGCGTCCGCACATCGTCTCCGCTGCATGGTGCTGCCTTGCACATATTGCGTGGCTCGACTCATGCATACAGTCCTCTACATCGTTTCATCTAGTCATTGACTAACCCCTCTCAACTGGAGGTGCTCTACTCACAGCTCCCTCGCAACGGAACAACACTTGCATCACAAGACAAAGGCTACAGCACAACACcaagcagctcgtcaaTCTCTACGAGCTTGCCAGTCCTAAAGCTCTCATTAGCAGCAAGCCCCACAGCCATAGCCAGCGCCCCATCGACCTCATTGGCACTCAACCTCTCGACGGGCGTACTAACCACCTCGGCTCCCGGACGTGGACCGAAGAGCTGGTCGAGcatggcctcgtcgccgccgccatgcCCGCCCTCCCCCATGACGACGGGAACCTCCTCTCGCCGGCCCCACAACTTCTGGATACTAAGCGAGACACCGCCAGCGTTAGGTAATTCCTTGTCCCCATGCGTCACTCCCTCCCGAGTAATAGGGTCCCGGTGCGAGCTCTCAACTACCTCGAGCTCCAGTCGCCCCTGGTCACCATTTATCATGACCCGGTACCCCTCCCATGGGGAATACGCTGTGAGGTGGTACGTCATGGTTGCGCCCGAGTCGTAGCGCACCAGT from Cutaneotrichosporon cavernicola HIS019 DNA, chromosome: 2 harbors:
- a CDS encoding uncharacterized protein (Histone deacetylation protein Rxt3) codes for the protein MSSHSAGGGDRTGVDRPTGPAGSSSAHEASRVPGSGLSSAYPVLNPNTTNPSQSAARPPSMLGGASSAYGGGFSSYVNDKQSERDRLRQVDREREQQQRERRDSAPQPPAAKPTGPDTSPGRPTGTQQQQYGSRTLLSTSPTLSNRPNPGAPPASSAAPKPPSTMPPSSASLASRPGVRLPGFSTLGGSRPLGAPYDGPSGRARSGSTSSVGTPIGEKPPHSGHQRNLSANSNPRDMGGLPSLGQTSPIKPAAPGSSSSAARGLYGGPPPLPGGARDPPQRSPVQSTASISTSPQQQTREPPAPAGGAKPTGSTATSASQRPPYSTSFSSTYASAYTQPYSSYGLGSGFLGSGSGYQFSYTNQERERREREQREREKEREREKERERDRERERERELADRQRRERELERGRAAQRDRERKLEIEREEQQLRAEREKERRSGFGVQTKPFQPPRSESLPYSDFYGRPRPPPAGASTQQSSFNEPKFTRHIEVINRPGEHQTDRPAATASAPAPPPTAPGPSAQPATARVERPYTYKPQEQREYQYQSRDIKRPRTEQEIEEQQAAATQMQAQATAPAPAAAAAPAPAARRTAGGGGRAKKRKEEEKKPPVRDWSLLTTAVKKWPEVSSAPVENWLKNKGSDVTQRIVGYDVYRGCNWSLAQTALSMEDCLGGVAVVRISGAFLGSQWKVRGEPGWDEASADAVPLLGERKIWGTDVYTDDSDLGLVLIHAGWLRWGGASTHDSDAINVTVRIVPTLVHYPATARNGVTTRGWGNSHDGASIVVERVERVRVDKPTMARLPQFKRRKMAMAERALEAAAINVYAPAPLDLETAAGVLSEDRTETPKPRLYNADWNRDMQVVQLDIPFCALDYSPAALAGYLDPPGEGDATPNLWTHDLFFGNSVERYFVELVTNERGSPRLDITWLETPPGWVTRRDLAVDVDPRKVHWTEDGMALSLEGDEENVSGLLCPAKYHGWIMRPKPVQPAYLEDIEKVYPAKSPAKSPLKDAMEVDSKVAVTA
- the fim1 gene encoding uncharacterized protein (Calponin homology domain), which translates into the protein MQAIKLSKKYPEFKQEEIFDLINRFHQIDIDGTGGVEKAAVISALQHSGDADYDSARETLKRVDVDSSGKVAVEDWVQLHSLLRASKNQPVISSNKGRIAVTGTAGTGTKHTINEDERTSFTDHINGVLAGDPDVGHRLPIATHTMQLFDEVQDGLILCKLINDSVPDTIDERVLNKPKKGKQLNAFQMTENNNIVISSSKGIGCSVVNIGPSDIEEGREHLILGLIWQIIRRGLLAKIDIKLHPEMYRLLEDGETMEEFLRLPPDQILLRWFNYHLKAANWNRRVENFSRDVSDGENYTILLNQLRPDECTTAPIQTRDLHQRAEEVLQGADRIGCRRFLTPNGMVSGNPKLNLAFVANLFNTWPGLDPLDENEAPPEIEDFDAEGEREARVFTLWLNSLDVEPGVYNLFENLKDGTVLLQAFDKVIPGSVIWRRVSKPKEGQELSRFKAVENTNYAVDLGKQNGMHLVGIQGSDIVDGTRTLVLGLVWQLMRISITQTLAQLSRGGRAVTDQDMVRWANDTVKKGGKSSTMRSFKDPSLSNAVFFLDLLNGVKPGIVDYSLVSSSSAEEDKRLNAKLAISIARKLGALIFLVPEDIVEVRPRLILTFVGALWAASSGA